The genomic interval TTTAGAGTATGCTGAACGTTATTATGAGCCAAGTGAGGCTTTTCAACCACGTTTGGTCGAAGGGGTTCGTTTGTCAGACGATGAAAAGGCGCTCCTTAATAAATTACAAGAAGCCACAGCCATTTTACAATTTAAGTTAGAGAGTCAGTTGATAAAACGCCGACCTGATTTTCAACTTGAACATCGTGATGTCCTTCATTTCATTGATTTTTCCGAAAAAACAATAAAATTGGGAACTGAAGTTTATGAATTAACTGATTTTCAAGCGCCCACAGTAAATCCTGAGCAGCCTGAAAGTTTGACCGCTGAAGAAGAAAAAATAATCAGTCATTTATTAAATAATTTTAGAAGTTCTGATAAACTTAAACGTCATGTTGCATTTTTACAAGAAAAGGGAGCTATGTATCTTTCTTACAATGGAAACTTGTTGATTCATGGCTGTCTTCCCTTACATGAAAATGGTGATTTTAAATCATTTACGGTTAACAAAGAGGCTCATGCTGGCCGTGATTTACTTGATTTCTTTGACCAAGAGGTTAGAAAATGTCTTGCTCATCCAGAAAACTCGACGGATTTAGCAACAGATTTGATGTGGTATCTTTGGGTGGGAGAATGCTCTTCATTATTTGGTAAAACGGCAATGACAACCTTTGAACGCTATTATATCAAGGATAAGAAAACGCATGTGGAAAAGAAAAATCCTTATTATCAATTGCGTGAGGAAGCTGAAATTATCAGGAAAATTTTAGAAAACTTTGGTTTAGATGAAGGGGGACATTTGGTGAATGGGCACACCCCTATCAAAGAAAAAAATGGTGAAAATCCAATCAAGGCAGATGGAAAGTTGATTGTGATAGATGGTGGTTTTGCAAAAGCTTATCAAAAGGAAACAGGAATTGCTGGGTATACTCTTCTTTATAATAGTTTTGGCATTCAACTGGTTGCGCATCAACCCTTTTCAACCGTTAAAGAAGCAGTTGAAAAAGGGACGGATATTATAAGCCTGAAACGCCTGGTAGCCGAAGTTGACCAAAGAAAACGAGTCAAGGATACAAATGTTGGCCAAACTTTGTTAAGTGAAATAGCAGATTTAGAAGTACTTTTTGAACATTATGAGGAATTTTAAAAGTACCAGTGTTGGTACTTTTTATTTGTTTTCCAAAAAAGACAATAAAAAAACTCAGCCTTAGCCGAGTTAATATTAGTGCGGTGGGCGGGACTTGAACCCGCACCAAGAAAATTCCCGACAGGATCCTTAATCCTGCGCGTCTGCCAATTCCGCCACCACCGCAAAACAGTACTTTAATATAGTACCATTTCTATAAAGAATGTGCAAGCCTGAGCTAGGGCTGACTTATTGTTGGAAATAAGATGCGATTTGGGCAGCGTGTTTTCCAGCAACAAAACCTGTCACAAAGGCGCAGGTAATATTATAACCGCCAGTGTATCCATTAATATCTAAAAGTTCACCGGTCATGAATAAACCTTGGGTTTGTTTACTCTCCATACTTTTAGGATTTATTTCTTTGAGAGAAACACCGCCACCTGTTACAAAAGATTTCTCAATTGGTAAAGTTTTGCTAATTGTGATTTGCCAATTTTTGAAAAGACTAGCGATTTTATCAATTTGCTGCTCAGATAGCGTCTTGGCAGAAAGACTAGGGTCAATTCCAGCTTTTTCAAGGATAAATAGAAGCATACGTTCTTGGGCCAATCCTGAGAAGGCATTTTTAATTGATTTATCTGTTTTAGAAAGGCTAGTCAGTTCATTTTTCAAAGAGCCCAACTTTTTTTCGGGGAATTGGTCTAAGCTGACTGTGACCATTTTTTCACCTTTAGCAAGAAGTTGGTTAATGAAACTTGAACAACGCAGAGCAGCTGGACCAGAAATTCCAAAATGCGTAAATAATAAATCATGCTGATGAGAGATGATTGCTTTTCCCTTAGAATTGAGTACTGAGAGTTTGATTTCGCGTAGGGAAATGCCTTGAAGACTTTTGTCTAAAATGAATGGTTCGTCAGAAATCAGGGCAGATTCAGTGGCATAGAGTTGTGAAAGACTATGCCCTGCTGAGCGTGCTAAACGATAGCCATCACCAGTTGAACCTGTGGAAGGATAAGCGCGTCCGCCTGTTGAGAGGATAATTGTAGGGCTTAAAAAGCTCTCGCTATCCGTTTCAAGACCAATTACCGCTCCGTTTTCAATGAGAAGCTTATCAACCGCTTGGCTTGGAAAATAAGAAACATGGAGGCTCAAAATTTTATTGAAGAGGGCATCAACAATTGTTTTTGATTTGTCGGTTATAGGGAACATGCGCCCGTGGTCTTCTTCTTTTAATTTAACACCATTGCTTTCAAAAAATTCGATAATATCAAGGTTGGAAAATTGAGAAAAGGCTGAATGAAGAAAACGACCATTTCCAGGAACATTTGTTAATATTTCGTCAACAGAACGGGCATTTGTCACATTACAGCGTCCGCCACCTGTCATTAATAATTTTTTTCCGACTTTTTTATTTTTATCAATAAGAGCGACTTTTGCTCCATTTTGCGCGGCTGAGATGGCAGCCATCATTCCAGAAGGGCCTGCGCCAACAACAATAACGTCAAATGTTTTAGCTGATTTTGTCATGCTTTAATTTTAACATGATGTGAGCAGAAATAGGGGAAAGAGTATTGAAAAATAGTAAATTTAAATTCAGCGAGCGATAAGGCTTTTAAATATTGATATTTGATATTGGAAATCAATATGAAATGCGGTAAAATAGCATTATGATTGAACTGACTGATGAAATTTTAGCAAAAGTAATTAAAAAACGTAAAAAAGCTTCTTACAAAGGAACTTATGGTCGCTTATTAGTGATTGGCGGTAATCGTCAATATGGTGGTGCGGCTATTTTGGCGACGACAAGTGCAGTTTATTCAGGTGCGGGCTTAGTTTCTGTGGCACTGGCTAAAGAAAATCATAGTGCTTTACAGGCAAGACTTCCAGAAGCAATGACTTTAGATTTTGATGATTTGATAAAGCTAAGAGAAGTAGCAAAAGCTGCTGATGTTATTGTTATTGGTCCAGGATTGGGCTTAGAAAGACTAGATGTACTGACAGAAGTTTTGAATTTACTGACAGAAAATCAAAAGTTGGTCATTGATGGTTCGGCACTGACCCTTTTTGCTAGAGAGCATTTAGACTTACCATTTCCTGAAAATACGGTTTTTACACCTCATGAAATGGAATTGGAACGACTTTCTGGTTTGAAAATTGGTCAACAAACCAAAGAAGAAGTTCAAGGTTTTGTTAATCAACTCGGAGCGATTGTCGTTGCTAAATCTTCAGAAACACGAATTTTTGCGCCAAATCGGGAATCATTTATCTTGAAAATAGGAAGTCCAGCTCAGGCAACTGGGGGAATGGGGGACACTTTAGCCGGGATGGTTGGTGGCTTTTTAGCTCAGTTTCATGGAGAAACAGAGGAAGTCGTTGCTGCTGCAACTTATTTGCATAGTTTAATCGCAAGCGTCTTAGCTCAGAAATCATATGTGGTCTTGCCAAGTCGATTAATTGAAGAAATTCCATTATTTATGAAAAAATATGAATGCTGATTAAGTCTGTCAGTTCAATGCGACCATGGGGAGTATTGAAGTTGGGAATAAAAAAATTACTGACGAAAATTTCAGTCCTACGTCAGCATTTTTTTCTTAGAATTTTTGTTATAATTAATCATCAAAATAAATGAAGATGAGGTCAAAAGATGAATGCAATTGAACTTGTGCAAGGCGCCATGAAAAAAGCAGAGAAAATTCGTCCAAAAGTAGGTGGTTTTCCATACTTGGCTGAATGTATGCGAGAAGCTGGAGTTTTAAAAAATGTTTGGACCCTTCCTGCCGGACAAAGCACGTTTTGGACAAGCGCTGGCGTAATTAGCGTGACCAATTCACCAATAATGAGTGGTTTTCATGAGGTGTCAGTTTTTGACCAAGAAGATTTGATTAAGGCCTTGCGGGCTGACCAAGCTGGACAAACGACTTTTCCGGAATTCTTGAGTGCCACTTGGGAAGCTGGTGTGATTTCTTATGAAGCTGATTTTTCAGAAAGAAAAGTCACTTATCTAGGAAGTCAAGGAGAAAGCTACGTTGAGACCTATCCAGCGGTCGAAATTCATTAAAAAGTTACTGACAGAATGATTAAAATATTTGGTAAAATTATTTACTAAATTAATCATTCTGTCAGTAACTTTTCTGTTAATTTCTGATAAAAGTGCTATAATATTTGAATGAAAACTAAGAAAAATAAAGAGAAACTACTAAGAGTAGTTTCTGGAGAAAAGGGGAAATTATGCTAACGATTGGAAGGCGATATTTAAATTTTTGGCCTGTATTTTGGGCACTTTTTTTGTTAGTTATTCAAGTTGTGACTAATCTTTGGCTTCCAACGATTACAGCGGATATTATCAATAAAGGCATTGGTCAATCTGATATGAAATATATCTGGTTTATGGGTCTAATTATGCTTTTCGTTTCTCTGGCCAGTTGGCTTTCGGCAATTGGAAATGTTTATTTTGCTTCCAAACAATCTCAAGGATTGGGCCTGAAATTACGCCATGTTTTATTTAAGAAAGTTTTATTCATGGACGAGCGCAATTTTCAGGAATTTGGTGATGCAACTTTAATTACACGTACAACAAATGATGTGACTCAATTGCAAAATGTCTTTCAAACGATGTTACGAATGATGCTCATGGCGCCAATGATGCTCATTGGTTCTATTTTCATGGCTTGGAAATTATCGCATGATTTACTGCTGGTTTTTTTGATTGCCTTGCCTATTTTAACTTTGGCTGTCGTCATTAATATTGCTATTTCCATGCCACGGTTTCGGTCAATGCAAACAAAAGTTGATAAAATTAATCTGATTTTTCAACAAGGCTTGACTGGTGTTCGGGTGATTCGTGCTTTTAGACGAGACCAATATGAAATTGATAAATTTGATGAGGCTAACCGTGATTTGACACATACCAGTCAAGTGGTTTTGACGACGATTGCGATGTTAATGCCAATTATGACAGTTATTCTCAGTTTTACAAATATTGGAATTGTTTGGTTTGGCGCTCATCTTATCAGTAAAAATATGATGGAAATGGGTTCATTAGTTGCCTTTTTGACCTATGCCACACAGATTTTGATGTCATTTATGCAACTATCAGCAGTTGCTGTCATGGTGCCACGAGCTCAGGTTTCAGCTGTTCGAGTTCGAGAAATTTTAGAATCTAAAGATAAAATTACTGATGAAAATTCGAGCATATCCGTAGAGGCGCTAAGACGCCAACGGCTATCCTCTGACGGAAATGACAAGTTGTCTGAAAGCAATTCTGTCCGCAATTCTCTAGCTCTTAATCATGTGTCTTTCAAATTTGATGAAGCAAAAAGACAAGCGCTAAGTGACTTGTCAGTAAATGTAGCAGCTGGTCAGACCTTAGCAATTATTGGGGGGACTGGTTCTGGTAAATCAACGATTTTGAATTTGATTGCCAGATTAATTGACCCGACAAATGGAAGTGTCACAATTGATGGTACTGATATTCGCCAAATTTCACAGTATGACTTGCATGAAAAAGTTTCTTTTACGCAACAAAAAGCTCAACTTTTTTCGGGAACTGTCCGCTCGAATCTTCAATTTGGGAAAAGTGATGCAACAGATGAAGAAATGTGGCAAGCTTTGGAAATTGCACAAGCTGCTGATTTCGTTCGTGAACAAGGTGGACTTGAGCTGGCGGTCGAACAAAATGGCGCAAATTTCTCTGGTGGTCAAAAACAAAGAATTTCGATTGCTAGAACCTTGATTAAAGAGGCAGAAATTTATCTATTTGACGATTCATTTTCGGCCTTGGACTTTGCTACTGACAGACAATTACGAACAGCTATTAATCATTCGGAAAAACATAAAAATAAAATCAAGGTGATTGTGGCTCAAAGAATCGCAACCGTTATGTCAGCTGACCAAATCTTAGTTTTAGAAAATGGAATTGCCGTAGGACTTGGTACTCATGAAAGTTTGGCAAAATCATGTCCGCAATATCAAGAAACAATGCAATCTCAACTCTCGGATGATGATTTGGTCAAGATGGGTGTTTCAATTGCACATTTGACCGCCAGAGGAGGTGATGACCAATGATGAGAGGAAATTATCTCAATCGAGGTGGCAAAGGGGCTGACCGTTTTCAAAAAGGTCGGCGAGCTCAAAATTTCTTTCCAACGATTATTCGACTTTTCAAATATATGCGCAGAGATTTATGGGGACTTCTTTTTTCAATTTTAATTGCTTCGCTGTCAGTCATTTTGTCGGTTCAGGCACCCAAAATTTTGGGAAATGCAACCACAGTGATATTTGATGGCGTAACAAAAAGTCTAAAAAACCATACCGCAATTCAAATTGACATGACTAAGGTCGAATCTATTTTGCTTTATGTCATGGTCATTTATCTGATTTCATTTATCTCTGGGATTTTGCAACAAAGCATTATGACACGCATTTCGCAACGAACAGTTTATACTTTACGTCGTGAATTTAAAAACAAAATGAAAAAATTGCCAGTTTCATATTATGATAGTCATAGTAATGGGGATATCATGAGTCGAATGATAAATGATATGGATAATATTTCAGGGACTTTAAATCAAACTTTGATTCAGCTTATCACAAGTCTCTTGCAATTTGTTGGAACTATTTATTTCATGTTGACCATCTCTTGGCAGTTGGCACTCGTCGCCTTTATCACAGTTCCTTTGGCAATGATTACGGTAAGGATTGTTGCACCTTTATCGCAAAAATTCTTTGCTGAACAACAAAAAAATCTGGGATTATTGAATGACCAAATTGAAGAAAATTATGCAGGACATGCGGTCATTAAAACATTCAATCATGAAGCCTCAGCTGAAAAAGAATTCGCAAAAAGAAATGATAATTTTTATAAATCAGCTTGGAAAGCTCAATTTGTATCGACTTTGATTTATCCAACCATGCGATTTGTCAATAATTTAGATTACTTAGCCATGGCCGTAATTGGTGGTCTTAAAGTTATTTCAGGGACGGTTAATCTCGGAGATGTTCAAGCCATGTTGCAATATACCAATCAATTTGCACAGCCAATCACAAATATCTCGAATATGCTCAATACCATTCAGGCTACAGTTGCGTCAGCCGAACGAATTTTTGAAGTATTAGATGAAAAAGAAATGACTGACGGAATTCCTGTCAGTGAAAAAGTTGCTGACAAAAGTTCAAAAAAAGCTGTCAGTAATTTAGGAGCGACTGACAAGACTGATTTCATCAATTTTGACCAAGTCGCATTTTCTTATAATGAAAATCAGTCCTTAATGACAGATGTTAATTTTTCCGTTGAAGTTGGGCAAATGATTGCCATTGTGGGACCAACTGGAGCAGGTAAAACAACAATGATTAACTTGCTCGAACGATTTTACGATGTCACTTCGGGAAAAATTTTACTTGAAGGAAAAGACATTCGCGAAATTGACCGTGAACAATTACGTGGACGAATGGCAATGGTTTTACAAGAAACCTGGTTGTTCTCAGGGACAATTATGGATAATTTACAGTATGGTCGTCTTGAAGCAACACAAGAAGAAGTGATTCAAGCAGCTAAAATGGCACATGCTGATGAATTTATCACCACTTTACCTCAAGGTTATCAAACCCTTTTGAATGAAGCCGCAAGCAATATTTCTCAGGGGCAAAGGCAGTTATTAACCATCGCCCGTGCCTTTTTAGCAAATCCAGAAATATTGATTTTGGATGAAGCCACATCCAGTGTAGATACAAGAACGGAGCGCCTGATTCAATCAGCGATGAATCGTCTATTAAAAGGACGGACAAGCTTTGTCGTTGCTCACCGTTTATCAACTATTCGTGATGCCAATCAGATTTTGGTTATGGAAAATGGAAATATTGTGGAAATGGGGAACCATGAAAGTCTCCTTAAAGAAAACGGATTATATGCCAGCCTTTATAATTCGCAATTTGCAAAATAAGATATCGAAAAAATCAGTCTCTTTTTGATTGATTTTTTTGTTTATTAAGCGCCTATTTTGTTATAATGAGTTAAAAATAGGCGAGAAGGAGCGATAATGTTTAAAAAATCAGACAAGAAAATAAAAGAAAATGATCAAGAAAGCAATGCAGCTTTTGAGGAGTTTTTTAATCAAGTGCTCAAAAAAATGCCTGCTCGTTCCGCAAAAATAATCAGTTCTTCTTTAACTGTTTCAAAAGCGAAAGCAGAGCAGTTTTTAGCTAGCAATTCTCAGAAATTTGACCACCTCTTTGATGAATTTTTGGTTGGAGTGGACAGTCAAACGCGAAGGAAATGCCATGAAACCATTCATTTCGCTACCTTGACGGCGGCAATTGTTGGCTTTTCACCAATTCCCTTTTCAGATGCCGTCTTGCTTGTTCCGATTCAATTGACAATGATGATGCGACTTTATAAGATATTTGGGGCTTCTTGGTCAGAAGCATTGGCAAAAGGAATCACTAAGGAATTAGTTGTTGTTGGTTTAGGTCGAAGCCTTGTAGGGAATGTTTTAAAATTTGTTCCTGCGGTGGGAACAATTGCAGGTGGAGCAATTAATGCCACAGTGGCGACAACAATTACAGAAGCCTTAGGCTGGGTAACTGTCAAAATGCTTAATGATGGCGAAGATATTTTCAATAATGTCCTGACTTTTGAAGGTCAATTCAAAGGTTTGGTCAGTAAATTACAAAAAGCCAATAAGAAAAAATAGGCTGTCAGTAAAAAAAGACTTATCAGTTGATAAGTCTTTTTATTATTATTTAGAAAAACCATTTTCCAAAGTTTTAATGACAGCCAAAATTTGTTCATCGGAAACCAACTTGTCAGCTCCATTAATAATTGATTCATAAGCTGAATCATAAACTCTACCATAATCACCAGCAACCGTTGGAATATGCTTCACAATGCGGTCACCATTTTGATTGAAATAGGTAAGTTGCCCAAAATCAGCTGGACTGTCTTGCCCAAAACCTTCATCACCTGGGAACATGCCAACTTTTAAATCATTTTCTTGTTGGTCAACATCCATTTTGATGAAAGTTCCTCTCGTACCATAAACAAGCCATTTTGGATGTGGTAGAGCAGCGACTTCAGTAGCAGCAACAGTTGCTCGCAAGTTTGGATAAAGAAGATTGACAGAAAAATAATCATCGACACTGTCATAATCTCTTGTTGCTCGAATATCATATTGAACTTCTTTGGGAGCGCCAAAAAGTGAAACCATTTGGTCCACTAAATGAACACCGTGACCATACCAAGCGCCATCAAAATTTCCACCTTGACTGGCATCATTAGGTCTAAAGTGGTCCATATTGACAGTGATATCTACCAAATCACCCAAATAACCTTGCTCAATCACTTTTTTGACGGTTAAAAAGTCGCTGTCAAAGCGTCGATTTTGGAAAGGCATGAAGAAAAGATTTTTTTCTTTGGCAAGAGCTACCAATTCTTTAGCTTGTTCCAAGGTTTCGACTAATGGTTTATCACAGAGTACATTTTTTCCAGCTGAAAGGAGTTCCTTAGCATAGTCATAGTGAGCAAAAGCTGGAGTCACAATGACTACTAAATCAATTGAATCATCATTAATAATATCAGCGATGTCGGTGGAGAACAAAGTTCCATTTGCTTCTAATTCTGCTTGTTCAGGACGTTTTCCTAAAGTCCGGTTGACAATTCGTTTAATCACAATATTCTCACGTTCTTTCACGTAAGGAATATGATAGCGATTTGTTGATTTACCAAAACCAACATAGGCAATATTAAGCTTTTTTGTCATTCTTTTTATTCTCCATTTTGGCACGGAGGGCTTCAATTTTAGCTTGAGTGGCATTTTTTGTATTAATGCCTTTTCCGCCTACCGTTGAGTTTTTTTCGTGAAATTTTCCGACAGATTTCTGTCCTTTATTATCAAGTTGATATTTTCCCATAAGATAAATTAGGTTTCAGTAAGTAAAGTGCCTACTGAATTCAGTTCCTTTCTAAGTGGATTTGACTGATAAAAGTCAAAAAGTTACTGACAAGAGCTGTCAGTAAAAATTTGGCCGATTAAATTCCTTACTAAAGGAAATGAAGTTGCACTTGTAATTTAAAAATGCTGAACTTTTGGAGTAAACTTTAAATTACTTTACGTTCGTAAGGGTCAGTAGAAATTCCTTCAGAAAGAATTTTCTTAGACCATTCTTTAGCACCGAAAAGTGAGTGATTACGGTAATTTCCGCATTCTTTTTCAGCAACACCAGGGACATTATCCCAACCAAATTCGTCACTTGCAAGCTCTTCTAGAGAAGATTTAATTACTTTAGCAATTTCTTCTGAACTATGTTCACCCCACATAATCATGTGGAAACCAGTTTGACATCCAAAAGGTGAAAAGTCAATCATGCCATCAATTCTATCGCGAATTAAACTAGCCATGCTATGCTCAATAGTGTGTAAAGCGGCCATTCCAATGGCATTCGCATTAGGTTGAACAAAACGAACGTCAAAATTAGTGATAACATCGCCTTTAGGCCCAGTTTCGCTACCGATTAAGCGGACATAAGGGGCAAGTACTTTTGTGTGGTCTAATTGAAAAGATTCTACTTCAGCCATAAGATATAGGATACAAAACTCAGCTGTTAAAAGTCAGCCTTGTTAGTATCTCCTCCTTTATTTTAAATTCTAATTCTATTCTATCATTTTTTGAGCGAAATATTTTTTCATTTTAATTATAAAGTGGTAAAATGACTTTATAACGGTTTCAAAAGAAGCCTTATTGCTTAAAAAAGCAAGAAACATCATTGTCAAAAAGAGTGAGGAGGGGAAGTGAACATCAGAGAAGTTGAAAAGTCATCTTTCTCCATCATTGGAAAAGAAGGCTTAGGTAAAGCACAAGAAGCTGACATTTGGATTCCACCACTCTGGCAAGAAGCAACCAACGCTTTTGAGGAAATTATTCATTTGATTAAGCAGCCACTCACAATTTGGGGGGCCATGTCTGATGAATCAGGGCAATTTAAACCATGGAATAATGGTGGACTCTATCTGGCATGTGTTGAAGTTGAAAATTCAGCGCAAAAGCCTGAAAATTGGACTAAATGGACACTTCCAGGCTTTCGTTATTTCGTTGTTGAAACAACAACTTATGAAATGAACAAGACTTATTCAGATATGTGGAATTATTTAACTCAAAATGATTTAAAAATTGTTGGAGCAGTACAAGAACATCAATCAATTTCAGCAGAAAATCCTGAAGAGTTAGAACTATGGTTTCCAATTGAAAGAATATAAAAGTCCAAATAGTTTCATTGATGACGAGTTGTTGTATTTCAAAAATTACTAAGGAGAAAAAATCATGACATTAACAGACACTTACACACTAAACAATGGCATTAAAATTCCAAAAGTTGGCTTTGGAACTTGGCAATCTGCGAGCGGAGAAGAAGCTTATAATGCGGTAAAAGCAGCACTTGAAGCAGGATATCGTCATATTGATACAGCGGCAGTTTATAAAAATGAAGAATCAGTCGGTCAAGCAATTGCTGATTCAGGAATTCCCCGTGAGGAACTTTTCGTTACAACAAAACTTTGGGGTGTAGGAACAACAGAGGACGCTGCGAAAGCCTTGGATGAATCCTTGAAAAAATTGGGACTTGATTATGTTGATTTGTACCTCATTCATTGGCCAAATCCTAAAGCATTCCGCCCTGATTTTGAAACACGTAATCTTGCAGTTTGGAAAGCCATGGAAGCAGGCGTAAAAGCTGGTAAGATCCGTGCAATTGGTGTTTCAAACTTCCACCCACGTCACCTAAAACCATTGTTGAAATTTGCTGAAATTAAACCAGCAGTTAACCAAATTATGGTCAACCCAAGTGATCAACAAGAAGAAATTGTAAGTTTTAATGTTGACAACAATATCTTGACTGAGGCTTACAGCCCACTTGGAACAGGTAAAATCTTTGAAGTTCCAGAACTTGCAGACTTGGCAAGTAAATACAACAAGAGTATTGCTCAAGTGGTATTGCGTTGGTCTCTTCACAAAGGATATTTACCACTTCCTAAATCAGTAACCCCTGCAAGAATTAAAGAAAATGCAGAAATCTTTGATTTTGATTTAAGTATTGAAGATATTGCTTTTATTGACAGCCTTCATGGAAAAGCTGGTTTGGCTAAAAACCCTGATGAAGTTGATTTCTAAAGAATAATTATGAACATATTTTACTGACAGATTGTTTACATCTCTTAAAAGACAGCAGAGAATTTGGTCAGTAATTTAAAAAAGGCCTGTCAGTAAAATTTTGCTGACAGGCTTTTTAGATTTTTGCTACAATAAAGAAAAATGATCAAATATCAAGGAGAAATGATGAAAAAAGCACTTGTTTTAGTTGATTTTCAAAATGACTTTATTGATGGAAGTTTGGGCACGAAAGAAGCACAAGCCATTATCCCAAATGTTATTGAAAAACTCTCTCAATATTCTAAAGAAAATCGTCTAGCAACCCAAGACACCCATTTTGAAGATTATTTAACGACACAAGAAGGCAAAAATCTGCCAGTTATTCATTG from Lactococcus lactis carries:
- a CDS encoding fructose-1,6-bisphosphatase, with the protein product MDKKYYQLLKKQFSSKEAVLTEIINLSAICELPKATEHFMSDVHGEYDAFNHVLRNGSGSIKEKLRDCFPEFSATEISSLATLIYYPQEKLDSECQLKETEEFENYCQINLVYLLKTVKFVGQKYTRSKVRKAFPEKFRYILEELINEVDSTTDKRDYFDSILSQLQNLGEFTRLIVALADTIRRLTVDHLHVVGDIYDRGPYPDKIIDRLIKMPSVDVQWGNHDIVWMAAFSGSPLAMMNVIRICARYGNLDILEESYGINLRMILEYAERYYEPSEAFQPRLVEGVRLSDDEKALLNKLQEATAILQFKLESQLIKRRPDFQLEHRDVLHFIDFSEKTIKLGTEVYELTDFQAPTVNPEQPESLTAEEEKIISHLLNNFRSSDKLKRHVAFLQEKGAMYLSYNGNLLIHGCLPLHENGDFKSFTVNKEAHAGRDLLDFFDQEVRKCLAHPENSTDLATDLMWYLWVGECSSLFGKTAMTTFERYYIKDKKTHVEKKNPYYQLREEAEIIRKILENFGLDEGGHLVNGHTPIKEKNGENPIKADGKLIVIDGGFAKAYQKETGIAGYTLLYNSFGIQLVAHQPFSTVKEAVEKGTDIISLKRLVAEVDQRKRVKDTNVGQTLLSEIADLEVLFEHYEEF
- a CDS encoding NAD(P)/FAD-dependent oxidoreductase, coding for MTKSAKTFDVIVVGAGPSGMMAAISAAQNGAKVALIDKNKKVGKKLLMTGGGRCNVTNARSVDEILTNVPGNGRFLHSAFSQFSNLDIIEFFESNGVKLKEEDHGRMFPITDKSKTIVDALFNKILSLHVSYFPSQAVDKLLIENGAVIGLETDSESFLSPTIILSTGGRAYPSTGSTGDGYRLARSAGHSLSQLYATESALISDEPFILDKSLQGISLREIKLSVLNSKGKAIISHQHDLLFTHFGISGPAALRCSSFINQLLAKGEKMVTVSLDQFPEKKLGSLKNELTSLSKTDKSIKNAFSGLAQERMLLFILEKAGIDPSLSAKTLSEQQIDKIASLFKNWQITISKTLPIEKSFVTGGGVSLKEINPKSMESKQTQGLFMTGELLDINGYTGGYNITCAFVTGFVAGKHAAQIASYFQQ
- a CDS encoding NAD(P)H-hydrate dehydratase; protein product: MIELTDEILAKVIKKRKKASYKGTYGRLLVIGGNRQYGGAAILATTSAVYSGAGLVSVALAKENHSALQARLPEAMTLDFDDLIKLREVAKAADVIVIGPGLGLERLDVLTEVLNLLTENQKLVIDGSALTLFAREHLDLPFPENTVFTPHEMELERLSGLKIGQQTKEEVQGFVNQLGAIVVAKSSETRIFAPNRESFILKIGSPAQATGGMGDTLAGMVGGFLAQFHGETEEVVAAATYLHSLIASVLAQKSYVVLPSRLIEEIPLFMKKYEC
- a CDS encoding DUF1398 domain-containing protein gives rise to the protein MNAIELVQGAMKKAEKIRPKVGGFPYLAECMREAGVLKNVWTLPAGQSTFWTSAGVISVTNSPIMSGFHEVSVFDQEDLIKALRADQAGQTTFPEFLSATWEAGVISYEADFSERKVTYLGSQGESYVETYPAVEIH
- a CDS encoding ABC transporter ATP-binding protein — protein: MLTIGRRYLNFWPVFWALFLLVIQVVTNLWLPTITADIINKGIGQSDMKYIWFMGLIMLFVSLASWLSAIGNVYFASKQSQGLGLKLRHVLFKKVLFMDERNFQEFGDATLITRTTNDVTQLQNVFQTMLRMMLMAPMMLIGSIFMAWKLSHDLLLVFLIALPILTLAVVINIAISMPRFRSMQTKVDKINLIFQQGLTGVRVIRAFRRDQYEIDKFDEANRDLTHTSQVVLTTIAMLMPIMTVILSFTNIGIVWFGAHLISKNMMEMGSLVAFLTYATQILMSFMQLSAVAVMVPRAQVSAVRVREILESKDKITDENSSISVEALRRQRLSSDGNDKLSESNSVRNSLALNHVSFKFDEAKRQALSDLSVNVAAGQTLAIIGGTGSGKSTILNLIARLIDPTNGSVTIDGTDIRQISQYDLHEKVSFTQQKAQLFSGTVRSNLQFGKSDATDEEMWQALEIAQAADFVREQGGLELAVEQNGANFSGGQKQRISIARTLIKEAEIYLFDDSFSALDFATDRQLRTAINHSEKHKNKIKVIVAQRIATVMSADQILVLENGIAVGLGTHESLAKSCPQYQETMQSQLSDDDLVKMGVSIAHLTARGGDDQ
- a CDS encoding ABC transporter ATP-binding protein translates to MMRGNYLNRGGKGADRFQKGRRAQNFFPTIIRLFKYMRRDLWGLLFSILIASLSVILSVQAPKILGNATTVIFDGVTKSLKNHTAIQIDMTKVESILLYVMVIYLISFISGILQQSIMTRISQRTVYTLRREFKNKMKKLPVSYYDSHSNGDIMSRMINDMDNISGTLNQTLIQLITSLLQFVGTIYFMLTISWQLALVAFITVPLAMITVRIVAPLSQKFFAEQQKNLGLLNDQIEENYAGHAVIKTFNHEASAEKEFAKRNDNFYKSAWKAQFVSTLIYPTMRFVNNLDYLAMAVIGGLKVISGTVNLGDVQAMLQYTNQFAQPITNISNMLNTIQATVASAERIFEVLDEKEMTDGIPVSEKVADKSSKKAVSNLGATDKTDFINFDQVAFSYNENQSLMTDVNFSVEVGQMIAIVGPTGAGKTTMINLLERFYDVTSGKILLEGKDIREIDREQLRGRMAMVLQETWLFSGTIMDNLQYGRLEATQEEVIQAAKMAHADEFITTLPQGYQTLLNEAASNISQGQRQLLTIARAFLANPEILILDEATSSVDTRTERLIQSAMNRLLKGRTSFVVAHRLSTIRDANQILVMENGNIVEMGNHESLLKENGLYASLYNSQFAK
- a CDS encoding YcjF family protein; the protein is MFKKSDKKIKENDQESNAAFEEFFNQVLKKMPARSAKIISSSLTVSKAKAEQFLASNSQKFDHLFDEFLVGVDSQTRRKCHETIHFATLTAAIVGFSPIPFSDAVLLVPIQLTMMMRLYKIFGASWSEALAKGITKELVVVGLGRSLVGNVLKFVPAVGTIAGGAINATVATTITEALGWVTVKMLNDGEDIFNNVLTFEGQFKGLVSKLQKANKKK